One genomic region from Prochlorococcus marinus CUG1433 encodes:
- the rimP gene encoding ribosome maturation factor RimP, with amino-acid sequence MDKENKSKLENLLKKVAYVRELEICSLNIKTNHNPIVIEITIKKTNGNDISLDDCALFNTPVSEEIENSNLLNCSYVLEISSQGVSDELTSERDFKTFKGFPVNVELNQKNSKIKLLQGLLYEKSKEYLAINIKGKIKKIPFDEVLKISLCTLKD; translated from the coding sequence TTGGATAAAGAAAACAAAAGTAAATTAGAAAATCTATTAAAAAAGGTTGCCTATGTGAGGGAATTAGAAATCTGTAGTTTAAATATAAAAACGAATCATAATCCAATTGTTATAGAAATTACTATAAAAAAAACTAATGGCAATGATATTTCACTTGATGATTGTGCCCTATTTAACACTCCTGTATCTGAAGAGATAGAAAATTCAAATCTTTTAAATTGTTCATATGTGTTAGAAATTAGTAGTCAAGGGGTCAGTGATGAATTAACCTCAGAAAGAGACTTCAAAACTTTTAAGGGTTTTCCAGTTAATGTTGAGTTAAACCAGAAGAATTCAAAAATAAAACTTCTGCAAGGTTTACTTTATGAAAAGTCTAAAGAGTATTTAGCCATTAACATAAAAGGTAAAATAAAGAAAATACCTTTTGATGAAGTACTAAAGATTAGTCTTTGTACATTAAAAGATTAA
- a CDS encoding 30S ribosomal protein S20, translating into MANNKSAKKRIQIAERNRLINKSYKSTVRTLTKKTLENCEKYKKNPNNDNEILVKTSLNKAFSLIDKAVKKNVLHKNNGANKKSKINNLVKTTLTSK; encoded by the coding sequence GTGGCCAATAACAAATCTGCAAAAAAGAGAATACAAATTGCTGAAAGGAATCGTTTAATAAACAAATCATATAAATCCACAGTTCGAACTTTGACTAAAAAAACCCTAGAGAATTGCGAAAAATATAAAAAGAACCCTAATAATGACAATGAAATTCTGGTAAAAACAAGTCTTAATAAAGCTTTTAGTTTAATTGATAAAGCTGTTAAAAAAAATGTTCTTCACAAGAATAACGGGGCTAACAAGAAATCTAAAATAAATAATTTGGTAAAAACTACTCTTACCTCAAAGTAA
- the hisD gene encoding histidinol dehydrogenase, with product MKIINNQKEGIQELKRISNRTNSENNDKINSIVEKILQDVKISGDIAVEKYTKKFDGFNPDPMQVSLDDLKNAWDEIDCNLKRSLEVAHKRIKQFHEREIPTSFTIKGIHGDTVQRRWRPVRNAGIYIPGGRASYPSTVLMNAIPAKVAGVEQTIMVSPGNKEGKINKTVLAAAHLCGIKKVFRIGGAQAIGALAFGTRQINKVDVITGPGNIYVTTAKKLIYGSTGIDSLAGPSEILIIADQSAQSTHIASDLLAQAEHDPLASSILLTTSKKQAKEVLEEVYKKINDHPRKEICKQSIKNWGLIVVCENYESCIELSNKFAPEHLEILALDPKKILEGIENAGAIFLGKWTPEAVGDYLAGPNHTLPTSGNSRFSGSLGVETFMKNTSIIEFNKESLKINSIDIINLAESEGLHSHANSVKIRFED from the coding sequence ATGAAGATCATAAATAATCAAAAAGAAGGCATACAAGAATTAAAAAGGATCTCTAATCGAACAAATTCCGAAAACAATGACAAAATAAATTCGATTGTAGAAAAAATTCTTCAAGACGTAAAAATTTCTGGAGATATTGCAGTTGAAAAATATACAAAAAAATTTGATGGTTTCAATCCTGACCCTATGCAAGTGAGTCTAGATGACTTAAAAAATGCATGGGATGAAATTGATTGCAATTTAAAGCGCTCACTTGAAGTGGCACATAAAAGAATTAAACAATTCCATGAAAGAGAAATTCCAACATCTTTTACTATAAAAGGGATACATGGCGATACAGTTCAAAGGAGATGGAGACCAGTGCGAAATGCAGGTATTTATATCCCTGGAGGAAGAGCTTCTTATCCAAGTACTGTATTAATGAATGCAATACCTGCAAAGGTAGCAGGAGTAGAACAAACCATAATGGTTTCTCCTGGAAATAAAGAAGGAAAAATAAATAAAACTGTTTTAGCTGCAGCTCACTTATGCGGAATCAAAAAAGTTTTTAGAATTGGAGGAGCTCAAGCAATTGGTGCCTTAGCATTTGGCACACGTCAAATAAATAAAGTTGATGTTATTACAGGTCCTGGGAATATCTATGTAACTACTGCCAAAAAACTTATTTATGGCTCTACAGGTATTGATTCTTTAGCTGGTCCAAGTGAAATATTGATCATTGCAGATCAATCAGCTCAAAGTACTCATATAGCATCTGATCTACTAGCACAAGCAGAACATGATCCTTTGGCATCTTCAATACTTTTAACTACATCTAAGAAGCAAGCGAAAGAAGTTTTAGAGGAAGTTTATAAAAAAATAAATGATCATCCAAGAAAAGAAATTTGCAAGCAATCGATAAAAAATTGGGGATTAATTGTTGTTTGCGAGAATTATGAATCATGTATTGAACTAAGCAATAAATTTGCTCCAGAACACTTAGAAATTTTAGCTCTAGATCCAAAAAAAATTCTTGAGGGGATAGAGAATGCAGGAGCTATATTTTTAGGTAAATGGACGCCAGAAGCTGTGGGCGATTATCTTGCTGGACCAAACCATACTTTACCTACATCAGGAAATTCTAGATTTAGCGGCTCTCTAGGAGTCGAAACTTTTATGAAAAACACTTCAATAATAGAATTTAATAAGGAAAGTTTAAAAATCAATAGTATTGATATCATTAATCTAGCCGAAAGTGAAGGTTTACATAGCCACGCTAATTCTGTAAAGATAAGATTTGAAGATTAG
- the nusA gene encoding transcription termination factor NusA, producing MALVILPGLNNLIEDISEEKKLPPNIVEAALREALLKGYEKYRRTFYIGVNEDPFDEEYFNNFDVGLDLEEEGYRILSSKIIVEEVESEDHQISLVEVKQVADDAQIGDTVVLDVTPEKEDFGRMAASTTKQVLAQKLRDQQRKMIQEEFADLEDPVLTARVIRFERQSVIMGVSSGIGRPEVEAELPKRDQLPNDNYRANATFKVFLKEVSEIARKGPQLFVSRANAGLVVYLFENEVPEIQEGTVKIVAVSREANPPSRAVGPRTKVAVDSVEQEVDPVGACIGARGARIQQVVNELRGEKIDVIKWSSDPIQYILNSLSPAKVDLVRLVDPEGQHAHVLVPPDQLSLAIGREGQNVRLAARLTGWKIDVKNSHEYDQEAEDAEVSELIAQREDEENLQREAELRLEAEQAERAAEDARLRELYPLPEDDQEYGEDQYEGEDFSDTDQQDNLQEIEVAAQEEKKR from the coding sequence ATGGCATTAGTTATTCTCCCAGGTTTAAACAATCTCATTGAAGATATTAGTGAGGAAAAAAAGTTGCCTCCTAACATCGTCGAAGCCGCTTTACGCGAAGCTTTACTGAAAGGATACGAAAAATATCGAAGAACTTTTTACATTGGAGTTAATGAAGATCCATTTGATGAGGAGTACTTTAACAATTTTGATGTTGGATTAGATCTTGAAGAAGAAGGCTATAGAATCTTATCGAGTAAGATAATTGTAGAAGAAGTTGAGAGCGAAGATCATCAAATATCTCTTGTAGAAGTTAAACAAGTCGCTGATGATGCTCAAATAGGAGACACAGTTGTTTTAGATGTTACCCCAGAGAAAGAAGATTTTGGGCGAATGGCTGCTTCAACAACAAAACAAGTTCTAGCTCAAAAATTAAGGGATCAACAAAGAAAAATGATCCAGGAAGAATTTGCAGATTTGGAAGACCCTGTTTTAACTGCAAGAGTTATAAGATTTGAGAGACAATCAGTAATTATGGGAGTTAGTTCGGGTATAGGCAGACCTGAAGTAGAAGCAGAACTTCCAAAGAGAGACCAATTACCAAATGATAATTACAGAGCAAATGCTACTTTTAAAGTATTTTTGAAAGAAGTTAGCGAAATAGCCAGAAAAGGGCCGCAACTTTTTGTAAGTAGAGCAAATGCTGGCTTGGTGGTCTATTTATTTGAGAATGAAGTACCAGAAATTCAAGAAGGTACAGTAAAAATTGTTGCTGTTTCAAGAGAAGCAAATCCTCCTTCAAGAGCTGTAGGACCAAGAACCAAAGTAGCTGTTGATAGCGTCGAACAAGAGGTAGACCCTGTGGGTGCCTGCATTGGAGCTAGAGGCGCAAGAATTCAACAAGTAGTGAATGAATTAAGAGGAGAGAAAATTGATGTTATTAAATGGTCATCTGATCCCATACAGTATATTTTAAATTCCTTAAGTCCTGCCAAAGTAGATTTAGTAAGGCTAGTTGACCCAGAAGGGCAACATGCGCACGTACTAGTTCCCCCTGATCAATTAAGTCTAGCAATAGGTAGAGAAGGTCAAAATGTAAGACTTGCCGCAAGATTAACTGGGTGGAAAATTGATGTTAAAAACTCACATGAATATGATCAAGAAGCTGAAGATGCTGAAGTCTCTGAATTAATTGCTCAGAGGGAAGATGAAGAGAATCTCCAGCGAGAAGCCGAGCTAAGATTAGAAGCAGAACAAGCTGAGCGCGCTGCAGAAGATGCAAGATTAAGAGAGCTTTACCCTCTTCCAGAAGATGATCAAGAATATGGAGAAGATCAATACGAAGGTGAAGACTTTTCAGATACTGATCAACAAGATAATCTTCAAGAAATAGAAGTCGCCGCACAAGAGGAGAAGAAACGGTGA
- a CDS encoding trypsin-like peptidase domain-containing protein translates to MKFFKIKFLNLILIFIVICFCLVNFSQKAQVLALTSFESHNFVSSAVKNVGPAVVKIDTERLVERQQFDPTLLDPLLRDLLGDQGLIPERERGQGSGVIINESGLVLTNAHVVEKVDDVSVTLADGTICDGQVLGTDVVTDLALVKIEESTYSSFAPLGNSEDLEVGDWAIALGTPYGLEKTVTLGIVSSLHRDINSLGFSDKRLDLIQTDAAINPGNSGGPLINASGEVIGINTLVRSGPGAGLGFAIPINLAKSVSDQLLKNGEVIHPYLGVQLISLNPRIAKEHNQDPNSLVQLPERNGALVQSVIPNSPAEKAGLRRGDLVIATENISIEEPKTLLDEVEKAQIGKVFLLNILRDNKEIQINIKPEPLPGLT, encoded by the coding sequence ATGAAGTTCTTCAAGATTAAATTTTTAAATTTAATCCTAATATTCATTGTAATTTGTTTTTGTTTAGTTAATTTTTCTCAAAAAGCTCAAGTTTTAGCTTTAACCTCTTTTGAAAGCCACAATTTCGTATCATCTGCTGTTAAAAATGTTGGTCCTGCGGTTGTAAAAATAGACACTGAGCGATTGGTAGAAAGGCAACAATTTGATCCAACGTTACTTGACCCTTTATTGAGAGACTTGCTTGGGGACCAAGGACTTATACCTGAGCGAGAAAGAGGCCAAGGCTCTGGAGTAATAATTAATGAAAGTGGATTGGTTCTAACAAACGCTCATGTCGTAGAGAAAGTTGATGATGTTTCAGTAACTTTGGCTGATGGAACTATTTGTGATGGACAAGTTTTGGGAACAGATGTAGTAACTGACTTAGCTTTAGTAAAAATTGAGGAATCTACATATTCTAGTTTTGCCCCTCTTGGAAATTCTGAGGATCTCGAAGTTGGAGATTGGGCGATAGCCCTAGGAACTCCATATGGTCTAGAAAAAACAGTTACTTTAGGTATTGTAAGTAGTTTACATAGGGATATTAATAGTCTTGGGTTTTCAGATAAGAGACTAGATCTTATTCAGACTGATGCGGCAATAAATCCAGGAAATTCTGGAGGGCCACTCATTAATGCTAGTGGAGAGGTCATAGGAATAAATACATTAGTAAGAAGCGGACCTGGAGCAGGCTTAGGTTTCGCAATACCTATTAACCTTGCTAAAAGCGTTTCTGATCAGCTTCTTAAAAATGGAGAAGTCATTCATCCATATTTAGGCGTCCAACTGATTTCTTTGAATCCTAGAATTGCTAAAGAACATAATCAAGACCCCAATTCATTGGTTCAATTGCCTGAAAGAAATGGAGCTTTAGTTCAATCAGTTATACCTAATAGTCCAGCAGAAAAAGCTGGTTTAAGAAGAGGTGATTTAGTTATAGCAACTGAAAATATTTCTATTGAAGAACCTAAAACTTTGCTAGATGAAGTAGAAAAAGCTCAGATAGGCAAAGTATTTCTCTTAAATATTCTAAGGGATAATAAAGAAATACAAATAAATATCAAACCAGAGCCTCTGCCAGGTTTGACATAA
- the rpiA gene encoding ribose-5-phosphate isomerase RpiA encodes MKKIVAEAAIKEVKSGMILGLGSGSTAALMIKSLANEIRSGKLQNISGVATSFQSEVLALELDIPLIDLASVSQIDLAIDGADEVDPGFQLIKGGGACHVREKLVAHKANQLLIVVDETKLVQNLNKSFPLPVEVLPNAWKQVQNEISKMNARSSLRMATKKAGPVVTDQGNLILDILFDHGISNPKDIEMRINNIPGVLENGLFVDLTDKVLVGKVENNIPVVYSPSKIS; translated from the coding sequence ATGAAAAAAATAGTTGCTGAGGCAGCTATTAAAGAAGTAAAAAGTGGCATGATTCTTGGATTAGGATCTGGATCTACTGCCGCGCTCATGATAAAAAGCCTTGCTAATGAAATACGTTCTGGAAAACTCCAAAATATTAGTGGAGTTGCAACTTCATTTCAATCAGAAGTTTTAGCTCTAGAACTCGATATTCCGCTTATCGATTTAGCATCTGTTTCTCAAATAGATTTAGCTATTGATGGAGCAGATGAGGTTGATCCAGGATTTCAACTAATAAAAGGAGGTGGAGCATGTCATGTCAGAGAAAAGTTAGTGGCACATAAAGCTAATCAATTGTTGATTGTTGTTGACGAAACTAAACTCGTACAAAACTTAAATAAATCCTTTCCTTTGCCTGTAGAGGTCCTTCCAAATGCTTGGAAGCAAGTTCAGAATGAAATTTCTAAAATGAATGCTAGATCCTCCTTAAGGATGGCTACTAAAAAAGCTGGCCCAGTTGTCACTGACCAAGGAAACCTAATCCTCGATATATTGTTTGATCATGGTATTAGTAATCCAAAAGATATTGAAATGCGTATAAATAATATCCCAGGAGTACTAGAGAACGGATTGTTCGTTGATTTAACAGATAAAGTACTTGTTGGAAAAGTTGAGAACAATATTCCAGTTGTCTATTCTCCCTCAAAAATTTCCTAA
- a CDS encoding TatD family hydrolase → MSEIDLIDSHCHLIFENFEKDLEDVVLRLRSTGVKKLVHACCELKEIPKLKKISDQYDEIYYSVGLHPLESQKWELSSKSLLKRSAQEDTRVVAIGELGLDFFKNENKNQQIDALLPQMELAYDLELPVIIHCRDAANEMIKICKNLSKKGKCPNGVLHCWTGTPEEMRQFLDLGFFISFSGIVTFPKAYEIHECAKIVPKDRYLIETDAPFLAPVPHRGKRNEPSFVVNVAKFMADLRSTDLNTIANESTKNAEDLFKFDLLSRRSSC, encoded by the coding sequence ATGAGTGAAATTGACCTCATAGACTCGCACTGTCATTTAATATTTGAAAATTTTGAGAAAGATCTTGAAGATGTTGTCCTAAGATTGCGTTCAACAGGTGTAAAAAAATTAGTTCATGCTTGTTGTGAATTAAAAGAAATTCCAAAGTTGAAAAAAATTTCCGACCAATATGATGAAATTTACTATTCAGTGGGATTGCATCCTTTAGAATCACAAAAATGGGAGTTAAGCTCTAAATCTCTTTTAAAAAGATCGGCACAAGAAGACACAAGAGTCGTAGCTATTGGTGAACTTGGATTAGATTTTTTTAAAAATGAAAATAAAAATCAGCAAATTGATGCGCTTCTCCCTCAAATGGAGTTAGCTTATGATCTTGAATTGCCTGTAATCATTCACTGCAGAGATGCTGCGAATGAAATGATTAAGATATGCAAAAACCTCTCAAAAAAAGGGAAATGTCCCAATGGTGTACTTCATTGTTGGACAGGAACACCAGAAGAAATGAGGCAATTCTTGGATCTTGGCTTTTTTATTAGTTTTAGTGGAATAGTAACTTTCCCAAAAGCATATGAAATTCATGAGTGTGCCAAAATAGTTCCGAAGGATAGATACTTAATTGAAACTGATGCACCCTTTTTGGCTCCTGTTCCCCATAGAGGCAAAAGAAATGAACCTTCATTTGTTGTGAATGTTGCTAAATTTATGGCGGATTTAAGATCCACTGATTTAAATACTATTGCAAATGAGTCAACCAAGAATGCTGAAGATTTGTTTAAATTTGACTTGTTAAGTAGGCGTAGCAGCTGCTAG